AGCAAAATTTTTATCCATTGTTTTCTGTGAAAGAACTTTCACCAAATACATGAGTGGAACTCCGGCAATCATTCCAAGAGCAAGACGCCAATCCACAAAAATCATAGCTACAAAAATAATGGTAGGTAGAAGTGTAACTGACATTATTTCAGGAAGACCATGGGCAAGGTATACTTCCACTTGTTCCACATCATGCTGAACAATGTTGGTAAGCTCTCCTGTATTATGTTCTTTAAAAAATCCTAAACTTAGTTTTTTTAGATGATCAATAATATCTAACCTAAGTTCTGTTAATTTTTCGTATGCTTTCTCATGAGCAGCCTTTGTTGCAAAATAGTAAAACACGCCTTTTAACACAAATGAGATAAAGATTCCAAAGAATACATACTTTAAATCAACTTCGTTAGTATTGTTTGTGATTAAAGAACTAATTAAATATACAAGTAAGATTTGTGGTATCAAATCAAATACTATTTTTAAAGCAAGAAGTGAATTGGATAAGCCATTTTTCCCTATCACTTTTTTCCTTAATTCTTTTTCTGGCATGAACAACACTCCTTTCAAAACCGAATAATATTGAATTTTAATTTAATATTAAGGCTTAAAATAAGACTTTGCTGATTACACAAAGTCTATTTTTTAGTGCTGATTACAGGGATTCCACTCCCTTGTAATAACACCTTGCAATAAGTTTTAGCATATCTTTTGCCCACTTTTCACTTTGATAGTGCCTTGCTATTTCAAGAAGCCCCTCTGTAAAGTTACTGGCTAAAATATGGGAAAGCATTGGATCATATTCTTCTTTTGATTGTCTTTTTAAACTTACTTCAATATGAACCTGCATTTGCGATATGAGTTTTTGTTTTGCGTCTGCATGCTTTGTACCTGAACTTTTATCCATTAAAATAATTAACTTCTTACGCTCTTTTAAAAGTTCATGAATATAATTTTCTCCAACTTCATCAAATCTTTCAGAAGCAGAACCTTTTTCCAAAGATTCTTCCTCATTAAAAGCTGAGTCAAAGTTTATATAAACAGAACTTACTACTGCATCAAACAAAACTTCCTTATTTTTGAAATAGGTATAAATGAGTGCCACAGGAATATCTGCTTCTTTTGCAATTTCTGTTAATTTAGCACCTCTATAATCATTTTTATAAAAT
This is a stretch of genomic DNA from Mageeibacillus indolicus UPII9-5. It encodes these proteins:
- a CDS encoding TetR/AcrR family transcriptional regulator, which produces MAQVLKEEVRNRILDAAEKVFYKNDYRGAKLTEIAKEADIPVALIYTYFKNKEVLFDAVVSSVYINFDSAFNEEESLEKGSASERFDEVGENYIHELLKERKKLIILMDKSSGTKHADAKQKLISQMQVHIEVSLKRQSKEEYDPMLSHILASNFTEGLLEIARHYQSEKWAKDMLKLIARCYYKGVESL